A window of Schistocerca cancellata isolate TAMUIC-IGC-003103 chromosome 1, iqSchCanc2.1, whole genome shotgun sequence genomic DNA:
TCGTTGTTGTCGTAGATGGTTGATGGATGAGTTTTTCTGACGCTGATACTTGTTCTGCCTCCCAGTATGTGTAAGTCCCAAGGTCTGGGACTTAATCGATCCTAGGATTTTCCTgtcacttatcgcttctttcagCTCTGAAAAAGATTAGCTAATGTGAACAGTCTCAGATTGCACTGTGGCTCGAAGTTCACGAGGTTTGTCGCTACGGCTTCGTTGCATAAAACGTCCTCGTTTTTATTGTCACGTGCCATCAAGATAAAATATGGAGCTTTCGACGCAATCCTCCAACGTCTTCGTCAGGAACAAATGACTGTCGCGCCTGCTGCTATGGTGACCATCTGTAGGCCATACACGGCTTGTGACTGGTCATTGTACATCATTATATCACGTCAGTTTCACAAACAAACAATGAATAATATTTGATGAAACTGAACTATTGTGCCACGCTTCTACATAATGAGCCGTCACAGAGACCTCTTCATTACAGAAGTAAGCTCTCCACTAATTTCATGGACCACTGGAGCCACGAAAAGGATGTTTCAAGAATTCTCGGAAAGACCTCTTGGACGGACCAAGCACACAGGATGGGTGAAGCGCATTGTCCGATTTCAGCGGACCGAGCTCTAATCCCCAGAGGGTTATTTTTTGTTAGGAAATAAATCCTTTTGGAACCTGCCGGACATGAATTATTATCTACCCCTGAATTACGCTCGTGGGTCATGATACGCAACGGACCGTTGCCAATGGTTAGTTACTTCGCTTCCAAACCCTTGAGTGTGCCTAACCAGGAAATAGGAACCCGGTACAAGCTGAAGCACCCTATCTAATTGCTTCTaggacaacaaaaattttattttcattttttcacgtAATTATTGACGGCATTTAAGAATATAAAATGATGTCATAATCTGCTCTTTGAGAGGTATAATATCATGTTAAAGCTTAACACAGTAGACAAGCATTACCATGGCTGAAGGAAGTGTAACTGCCGGCCCGCTAATACAAGGACTTTAttcatttagtatttcagaatgagagcacttaccgacttccgacaaactttaaacataatttccaaCCCTTAAAAATCGTTTACTCGCTGACGCTCCctgcaaaatgacgaaaggaaataaGTTTATCGTTTACTATCTTTTTGCTGTTATGAAGTCAGATTTCAGCATCAGAcaatttaatttatcacttctttactaccgaTTTTAGTGGCAACACACTTCGCGGAGAGTATCTGCATATATCTGTGCATGAAGATGCAAAATTATATCGTATTACTTTTAGTCCTATTCATGCAGCTACAAAGGTAGATCTCAGTCTCACCAGAAGAAAATTGAGATCCTGTTGTACATAACTTACCAACTCTACATAACCCTATCTTGGTTAGCTTAAACTTTCGAATTAATCTGGTAATTAGAAGACCTAATTTAACATGTCTTTTTATGATAACAGTCAGCTTCACTGGCTGCCGTTGTTTGAATTAAATATACGGTTATTCTACAATCATTAGAACTGCACCTTTCGGTCGTGCAGTCATTTACGGATGACTATAACCTGTCAAGCAGCCTTACTTGGGTTACGGCAGATTGTTATCATCCAGAAATTTGTGTTGGCTGTGAAGTGCATTGCAACTAAAGCATATCACGTCACATGGTGCAGTCACTATTACATATCTACTATGGACTAAAACAGCACTGGAGTTCGTttgccatctccgtaacgctctcgcgccgactcaACGATCCCGTGACGCAACGAGCAGCCCTTTGTTGAATCTTCTATTAATAAAATCTGGTAATCGTCCTAGACTAatgaacaatacccaagaatcggtcgaacaaatgtttcgtaagccacttctttcgtggatcaaTACAGTTTCTTCAGATTCTTTTGATAAATCTCAGCTTTGCATCTACTTTTATGCAATTAGatttatgttgtcattccactctAGGACACTCCAGATGGTTACATTTACGTCTTTAACGGTTGTTTCTGTTTCCAATTATTTATAGCGAACAGTGTAAAATGATCAATTTATGCAGAATATGATACATTTACTTAGGTTCTGGCTCAACTGCCAGTCCTTGCACGAACTGTCGTTCTTCTGTaggtcttcctgcgtttcgctataGTCAACAGCATCTTCTAGGAAAAGGCTTCCACTACATCATTTACATCTATTGAAATTTTAACGCTGACTGTGGACACCCTCGAAGCTACCTTTACAGCTATCTGTTTCGTTCCGTTCAGTTAGATCGGTAGTCATTTGCCAATCCAGTCACAGATCTACCCCGGTGCTTGACAAGCTCATATTTTATTGACTAAACGGAAGTGCGGATCATACTGAACGGCGTCCGAAGGTCAAACAACAGGGTGTCAACCTTAGCGCCGTTGCGTGCGGTTCTCGGTatgtcgtggacgaacagagcgatctGAGTTTTGCAGACCTGAGTTTACGCTATCTATGTCGATGTTTAAAGAGGAGATTTCCGGTTTCTTAAAAGTCATAAGCCTTGGCCAGAAGGCATGTTCCATAACTCTAAAACATATTGTTGTCAGCGATTTTCGTCTGTGATCTTCTGTTTCCGTACCAGTATTGTTACTGATCGACTGAACAGATGCCTTCGATCCACTTACTAATTTTACGCATGATCAGAACTTCTTACGATTTTTAGTCAATTACTGATtaatcttggccggccgcggtgatctagcggttctggcgctgcagtccggaaccgcgggactgctacggtcgcaggttcgaatcctgcctcgggcatgggtgtgtgtgatgtccttaggttagttaggtttaagtagttctaagttctaggggacttatgacctaagatgttgagtcccatagtgctcagagccatttgaaccatttttgattaattttGTTGTCTCTGTTTGCTGGTAGGTCCTTAGTCAAATTACATATCCATCTGATATTTCGAATGGATGTATTTTGTTTACTTAGTGAAGGCGCGAAATCAAATCGAAGGTTTTATGGATGCTATGAAAAACAGTGTTACCTTGGCCCCTGCTGTCATCATTCGTTCACCAAGTTGTCAAGATTTACAAGCGATTTTTCTTCAGATACACGTCTTCATAGATAATCATATCTCCTTTCTATGTTTGCTGCTACTATCATCCGCATCGCTATTGATTTGCACTGATTTAAAAAATGCACTAACgaactgtgcgacataaacgaaagttggtaggcgtgtttctacacctgaaaggtgATGCCTATTCCAATTTTGCGCCAGTTGCATAACAATGACGCTaattgcgtcactatgaggatgcaaattagatttgcttcaaatacacgctgtagcggtcgtgagctttagttacctttgagactgggctGTTGAGTTGGTGTCAGgcaacaatgcctttaaggcgacaaaaaggCCGttaacaacacctcactgagtttcaaaaatggttcaaatggctctgagcactatgggactcaactgctgtagtcatcagtcccctaaacttagaactacttaaacctaactaacctaaggacatcacacacatccatgcccgaggcaggattcgaacctgcgaccatagcggtcgtgcggttccagactgtagcgcctttaaccgctcggccactccggccggctcactgagtttgaacgaggtcttgtaagaCAGCtgtgagaagctggatattcccccccccccccccaccccgcgttattgcagaaagacttggcaggaatgtagccgctgtacctGATTCCTGGCAGTTGTGATCACAGAAATGTAtggccgcaagaagaccgggctccagacggccatgtggcactaccgagaaagaAGACCGTCGTgtgcggcgtatggctctggctctggctcttcatactgcatctgcagcagcaagttgAACAGCAGTTGACGCCGCTGTGACGCAACGaaatattacaaatcggttacatcaaggacagtCCTGAGCCGGACCCCctatagcgtgcgttccactgactccaaaccaccgtcatttgcaagTTCTATggcatcaagcgagagctcattggagggcagggtgaaggtctgtcgTGTTTTTGACGAAAGCTATTCCTGCCTAGATGCTGGTGATGGCCgattgatggtcgtgtgttggttacaaggaggcgagttgagcgcctgcaaccaacctctctgcgcgCTAGACTGGACCTATactacactggacctacacctgaaattATGGTCTGggacgcgatttcgtatgacagtagcagcactcttgtggttatccatcACTCCCTGACTACAAATGTGCACGTTAATGTGGTGATTCGACCCGTTctgctgccattcttgaacagcattccaggggatgttttccaacagggtaatggTCGCCCACATACCTTTGTtgaaacccaacatgctccacagagtgtcgacatcttgccttggccTGTTTATcattagatctgtctccaatttagCACACTGGGGACATCACCGAACGACAACTTCGCGACATCCTAGAACAAcagtaatcgtccctgtattgacagaccaagtgcaacaagcatgaaagtccatcgcacaaactgacatccttgacctgtacaacataatgcatgcacgtctACATTCTTGCATTCAATTTTCTGGCGGTTAAATCGGTTAATAATGCACCAGTATTTCATATTTGCTATGGCTtacctcgctcttacattaacccgTGATTTTGCAACGTtgatcacttgaatatgttacctacacagatgtattcccgaaatttcattattctgcaataattattttttggagttGCGATTTGTTTTTCCGTCTATGTGTATCACGCACTGTAGTGGACTTATAAAACGCCCCTGGGACACACCCGAGTGTATCATTATACAAGTCGAGACACGGATGATAAAAAGCACACTGaaggaaagaatagaagcttttgaaattttttgttaataagaatgctgaagaatagacggACAGATCGCACAACCAATGACTAGGTGCCGAATCAGTTTATACAGAAAACAACTTTATAGCACTTTTTGACTAAAAGAAATGGAAGGTTGATAATACATCCTCACCATCAAGGAATAGATAATTTAGAAACAGAGAGAAATGTGAAGCAATTCAAATTTTAGAATGAGAGCAAGGCTTTGATGCAGTAACAATTTTCACTTggtatgtaggttgcagttaaGAATTGCAGAGAACAGACTGAAGTGGTGAGCTGTATCGAACCAGACTGCTGCAGCAACGACAAAAAATCTGACTGATTTTAAATGCCCTGGTTTCAAGTAGAATTTGTCTCTTGTGGccatcagtctgaagactggtttgatgcagctcccaaatctagtttatcctgtgcaagcctcttcatctgtacATAACGACTGCAACTTACAtacgtttgaacctgcttactgagtCACACCTTGGACTCTATCTACAGTATTTACTCTCACATTTTCCTCCATTGTCAAACTGACAAGTTCCTGCTGCTTCAGGACGTATTCTGCCAACCGGTCCTTCCTTCTAGTcgggttatgccacaaatttcttttccccacagttcgattcagtaccttcccATTCTTTGTCTGATCTACCCATCCaacattcagcattcttttgtagtccTAGatgtcaaaagcttctactctcttcttgtctgaactgtttattgtccacattttacTTATGTGCAAGGCTCCACACCAGACGAGTACCTTCAAAAAATCTTTCCgggcacaaaaaatttatttcttttgttaaaaaattttgtttttcagaaatgcttttcttgtcgttaccaGCCTGCATGTTATACCCTGTCTACTTCGACTGTCATAAGTTATTTTGTTGCTCAAacaacaaaattcatctactacttctaggtctcatttcctaatctaattcactcagcattggCTGAATTAAATCCCACGTCATTTCTTTACTTCTGATGATGTTATTAACGTATTTTctagacactgtctattccgttcagcagatcttcCCGGTCTTTTGTTGTCTCTGATGAAGTTACAGTATAATTGGCGATCTCAACTTCCTTTTTCTTCTCACCGAACTTTAATTCtctcttcaaatttcttctttGTGTCCTATGATGCTTGCTCAGTTTAGCACTGAGTAACATCGTGACTAGGCTActatagccctgtctcactccctttcaatTATTCCTTCCCTTTCGTTCCACTACAAGCTCTTCATCCCTTTATAAATTGAGTGCCGACATtctgtatgtttccagaatgaatatttcaatcTGGGGCGgaggcggagtgtgtgctgatgtgaaactccctagcagattaaaacggtataccggaccgacactcgaactggtTGTTCTTAGTATTTTAATGTCCCTATAATACGTATGGATAAAAGTAACATCGCACTGCATTAATTTGGGATCATTGtttcgaaggtcccgagttcgagcctccatctggcacacagttttaatctgccagaaagtttcgatgTACAAGTTGTCTATTACATTACGTTCCCTATATTTCCATCAGAATTCGAAAGAGTACAAcccagtcaacactgtcagaagCTTTTTTTACACCTATAACTGCTAGCCCCTTTCAGCCTATCTTCTATGCTGCTTCATATGGTCAGTACTGCCTCAGGCTCAGGTTTTCCAGGATTTCTGCACAacacaaactgatcatccccgaggtcagtaTAAACTTTTTAATACCTATGATCGTTTATTTTGGACGTGTTTCTGTCATAAAGTCAGTATATTCAGTATTGggataaataaataagcacaatggcagaggaaatttatttttagagatataGTAAGTGTAAACAAGATGTCACAGTTGAAATACGACGCCTCAAAGAACTGAATGTGAGGACGCTGTGCCGGCAGTCGAAGTTGTCAGGTGCTGGCAGCTGACGGAAGTATCCAGAAGTGGAGACGTAGGGGTCGCTAGCCCGCCACACACAGGCCGATGAAGTTGATGGTTACCGCTGCAACACCAGAATATTGTGTCAGTACCAGAGCAACACTTATTGAAGGCTGCTTACATAACGCCTTGCTTTTGTTAAATGATAGATGATAGGTACTTTTAAAGAAAGACACTTTTAAATATAATCAatatagagagagggggagagggtcaaatttggttcaaaatggtttaaagcactatgggacatctgtaacatctgaggtcatcagtcccctagaacttagaactacttaaaccttactaacctaaggacatcacacacattcatccccgaggcaggattcgaacctgcgaccggagcagcagcgctgttccggactgaagcacttagaaccgctcgggcacaacggtcGGCGTCAAATTTTGGTCGGACAGGTAGTTAGTTACGGCCTTTTCAAGGCAGGATGCTGCCAAACACTTGTATCAATTTAGCGAaataacgaaaaacctaaatccggatgctCCGATTGGAATATTAACCTTCAACTTTCCGAATACAAGGCTAGCACCTTAACGACTTTGAAGCTAAGTGTGCAGGGCATCCCTCCTAAGAGTCTACAAGCGCATTTTCTCTGATCTTTATGTAGAtaattgcaattttgtttttgcaatgtgtagctggagacaGGCCAACTAAATGCGGCTCATCACGTGTTTCATTAGATGCCCGTACAATGGAAGACGTCAGTTTGTTtccaattacaaacaaaattatttttaaatcggaaatTCACGTGCCCATGCGACAGAGCGGACCCACATTAGTCTATAGCGACATTCATTTTATCGATATTTGTTGACAGGAAGAGTAAAACAAGAAGAACAacaagtactccagcagcgaccaaGCAGCGGTGCTACTGTATGCCGGTCAGGGCCAAGGTAGTGCCGTCATtggtggagtactggttattcttcgggtTTTACTGTCCCTATCAATACATACCGATAAAACGAATTTCGCAATAGACTAATGTGGTTCCGCTCTATCGAATAAGAGCGTAAaactccgctttaaaaatcattttgctttGAAAGTGAAGCAAACGGACGCCTTCCGTTGACAATGAGCGTCGTATAGAAGACGTGATGAGTAATATTTGTCTGGACTGACTCCAGGTACACGCTGCGAAAACGAAACTGGAAatacgtagccggccgctgtgaccggttgtaggcggttcagtccggaatcgcgctgctgctacggtcgcaggttcgaatcctgcctcgggccttgatgtgtgttatgtccttaggttagttaggtttaagtagttctaagtctagggggctgatgacctcagatgttgagttccatagtccttagagccatttgaaccattttaaatacgTGCCGTAACTTATTACAAAGTCTGTCCATAAAACATCGAGGGGAAATAATCCCCgtcatgggaaacaaattttgtcagagacaaaacGGTAGCTGACACACCCCGGTGATGCTAGAAGTCCTTTAGTATTCGTCGGTCCTAGAATGACGAGATTTCGCTAACTAGGAGGGGCTTTTGTAAACGGGTGTACTGCACACTACCTACCTCAATAGACTGATAGAGTGATTCCGGACAAGGAACCTTAACAATGTGTGTCTCTAAGAGGAGGTTTATGCGGAACTAAAATACAGGTAGCGGTTTTAACCGGCCGGTTTTCGCCATGGTAAACGGGTGTACTGCACACTACCTACACCAACAGACCGATTGAGTGATTCCGGACAAGGGACGTTAACAATGTGTGTCTCTAAGAGGAGgtttattcggaactaaaataccggtatcggtgtTAACCGGCCGGTTTCCGCCATCCTCAAATGAATCCCGGCACCGAGCGACGGAGCGCCTGCGCGGTGCACTGTACTCACGGTGGCCGCAGCGGTTGGCGCACTCGAGGATCTGCGGGTTGTTGTAGGTGACGCCGTCGGAGCCGCAGACGGGGTTGTACTGCGGCGGCGCCGGGCAGTCGCAGCCGGCCACGCGGCCGAAGCTGTCCACCgggacgccgccgccgcccgccgccgcagccgccgtcgTGCTAGTCGTCGTGGGCGGCGTGGGCCGCGGCCGGGGCCGCACCTGCGGCCGCTGCGTCGCCTCCTGGTCCTGGTTCAGCCACCAGGGCGAGCCGTCCCACCTGTTCCAGAACTGCGCCTCCGACACGCTCGCCGACGCTGCAGACAAACCGCTGCTTACTAGCAACCACCGGTCAATTCGCCTTATGGCACAAGCCTGCCCGCTGTTTGCTACTTGATAGGCTTAGATTAGGGATCAgattacattagtacttgttccacaggtCATGAACACGACACTTCGTAATGGTGTGTGACTTGTCAGGAAAGGTTACTTTACATGCCATAATTCACATTTCTTTACctaagtttttatttttagttctaAGATAATTAATTTACATCAAAAAATCATGTCTTGAGTAGAAGGAGTTCTTATTCAGAAAGTCTTTtaacttgtttttaaatgttggttcactctctgtcagacttttgattctgtttggtaagtgaccaaaaatcTTTGTGGCAGCGTAACactcctctttctgtgccaaagttagatgtaACCCAAAGCTgtgagtccgcagttcgtggtcgcgTGGTAGccatctcgcttcccgcgcccgggttcgattcccggcggggtcagggatat
This region includes:
- the LOC126092130 gene encoding uncharacterized protein LOC126092130; protein product: MTTAALCLLLLIAASASVSEAQFWNRWDGSPWWLNQDQEATQRPQVRPRPRPTPPTTTSTTAAAAAGGGGVPVDSFGRVAGCDCPAPPQYNPVCGSDGVTYNNPQILECANRCGHPVTINFIGLCVAG